In Lutra lutra chromosome 6, mLutLut1.2, whole genome shotgun sequence, the following are encoded in one genomic region:
- the EEF1A1 gene encoding elongation factor 1-alpha 1 — protein MGKEKTHINIVVIGHVDSGKSTTTGHLIYKCGGIDKRTIEKFEKEAAEMGKGSFKYAWVLDKLKAERERGITIDISLWKFETSKYYVTIIDAPGHRDFIKNMITGTSQADCAVLIVAAGVGEFEAGISKNGQTREHALLAYTLGVKQLIVGVNKMDSTEPPYSQKRYEEIVKEVSTYIKKIGYNPDTVAFVPISGWNGDNMLEPSANMPWFKGWKVTRKDGNASGTTLLEALDCILPPTRPTDKPLRLPLQDVYKIGGIGTVPVGRVETGVLKPGMVVTFAPVNVTTEVKSVEMHHEALSEALPGDNVGFNVKNVSVKDVRRGNVAGDSKNDPPMEAAGFTAQVIILNHPGQISAGYAPVLDCHTAHIACKFAELKEKIDRRSGKKLEDGPKFLKSGDAAIVDMVPGKPMCVESFSDYPPLGRFAVRDMRQTVAVGVIKAVDKKAAGAGKVTKSAQKAQKAK, from the exons atggggaaggaaaagactcATATCAACATTGTTGTCATCGGACACGTAGATTCGGGCAAGTCTACCACTACTGGTCATCTGATCTACAAATGTGGTGGGATCGACAAAAGAACTATCGAAAAATTCGAGAAGGAGGCTGCTGAG ATGGGAAAAGGCTCCTTCAAGTATGCCTGGGTCTTGGATAAACTGAAAGCTGAACGTGAACGTGGTATCACCATTGATATCTCCCTGTGGAAATTCGAGACCAGCAAGTATTACGTGACCATCATCGATGCTCCAGGACACAGAGACTTTATCAAAAACATGATTACAGGCACATCTCAG gctgattGTGCTGTCCTGATTGTTGCTGCTGGTGTTGGTGAATTTGAAGCCGGTATCTCCAAGAATGGGCAGACCCGTGAGCATGCCCTTCTGGCTTACACACTGGGTGTAAAACAACTAATTGTTGGTGTTAACAAAATggattccactgagccaccctacagCCAGAAGAGATACGAGGAAATCGTTAAGGAAGTCagcacctacattaagaaaattggcTACAACCCCGACACAGTAGCATTTGTGCCAATTTCTGGTTGGAATGGTGACAACATGCTGGAGCCAAGTGCTAAC ATGCCTTGGTTCAAGGGATGGAAAGTCACCCGTAAAGATGGGAATGCCAGTGGAACCACACTGCTTGAAGCTCTGGATTGCATTCTGCCACCAACTCGTCCAACTGACAAGCCCTTGCGTCTGCCTCTCCAGGACGTCTACAAAATTGGTG GTATTGGCACTGTCCCTGTGGGCCGAGTGGAGACTGGTGTTCTTAAACCTGGCATGGTGGTCACCTTTGCTCCAGTCAATGTTACAACTGAAGTCAAGTCTGTTGAAATGCACCATGAAGCTTTGAGTGAGGCTCTTCCTGGGGACAATGTGGGCTTCAATGTCAAGAACGTATCTGTCAAAGATGTTCGTCGTGGCAATGTGGCTGGTGACAGCAAAAATGACCCACCAATGGAAGCAGCTGGCTTCACAGCTCAG GTGATTATCCTGAACCATCCAGGCCAAATTAGTGCTGGATATGCACCTGTGCTGGATTGTCACACAGCTCACATTGCTTGCAAGtttgctgagctgaaggagaagatAGATCGTCGTTCTggaaaaaagctggaagatgGTCCCAAGTTCTTGAAATCTGGTGACGCTGCCATTGTTGATATGGTTCCTGGCAAGCCTATGTGTGTTGAGAGCTTCTCTGACTATCCTCCTCTGG gCCGTTTTGCTGTTCGTGACATGAGACAGACGGTTGCTGTGGGTGTCATCAAAGCAGTAgacaagaaggcagctggagctggcaaggtcaccaagtctgcccagaaagctcagaaggCTAAATGA